From the Abditibacteriota bacterium genome, the window CCTCTCCGACTCCTTCAAGTTCTCAAAATTGGCCCGGATAGTGGCCCTCAGACTGTCGGTGATATCCCCGTCAATGCACAGGATTCTCTTAGGATCCACTCCCAGCAGCGCCAGGTCCTCGCTGTCAAACCGCTTCTTCAAGTGCTTGACCGTGTCCATATATTCGGTGAAAAGTATTATCTTGCGCACCGGCTCGCCATGCTTGCGAATTTTCAAAATCTTGGCCATCTCCCGGCAAACAGTGTCGAACTTGGGGTCGTCTTCCTCCAGTCGGAGTTCCTTTGCGCGTCCGATGAACTCAGTAAAGCACCGTATGTCTCCCTTAATAGCATTGAGGAATTCTTCCTTGCAAGATTCGGAAAACTCATATGTATTGCTGTCCTGATCCTTGCCTCTTCCTCTGCCTGTATTCCAATACTCTGTGAGAGTTGATGAGAACTCGTCGCTTTCGGGGTCCATCCCGTCCAGAGCCCGCACCAGTTCCTTGCCCATAACAAAGGTCCCGGTTGCCTCAACAAAATCCCTTGCAAGTCTGTAATACTCGACAAAATTTTCGAGTGTCTGCACAAATGCGCCGAAGCTGCTCTCCAGCCTCTTGACCACCAGCCGCTTCATATGATTGCGCAGCTGAGTCTGGTATACCGATTCAAACTGAGCGTCTTCGTCAGACCGCTCCCCTTTGACTGATCCAAAACGGAAGGGCATATAAATAGCGCCGGAAAACACATCATCACTGTTCCCGTTCGCGTCATTATCACCTTCGTTGTCAAAAAACTTTAGCACCTTGTCATAAAAGGCATTCTGCTCCGGCGTGAGCCCGTATGCCTTTTCTATGGGCGGGACCACCTTTGGCATAGGAGGCAGATCCTTTTTATACTCGTTGTCAAGATCGAGATCCTTGCGGTTGCGGCGGATGACCACAGGGGCTATGAGGCCCCGCACCCTTTTGAACATGGCATTCACAACTCGTGTCAAATGCTTCACCATATCGTCGTCGGACACATCGGGAGTGACAGGGATAAACAGCTTCTCTGCCCATGCCCTGAAAGCAGCTCTCCCCTGCCGCCTTACGGCTGCGTCGGAGCTGCGGAGCTGGCTTTTGATGAATCCGGCGTATTTTTGGAGCCTGGCCGCCTCGGTGAGGGCGCTGTCCAGGCCCTTCAGATTGACCTGGGGATCCTTGGTGTTCATAAAGAGCCCCAAGAGAGCCAGCAGATCCAGAGGGGAGTTGTTGAGAGGAGTGGCGGTAAGGAGTATCACCTTTCTTTCCGCGCAGATCTGCTTTATCATGTCATAGGTACCTGTCTTCATGTTGCGGAAGCTGTGGGCCTCGTCTATGATAATGAGCTCGGGGTCATAGGTGTTGCAGTGCTCCAGCGCAGCGTCCAGCTTGCCCCTGGAAAACACATGAGCGCCTGTCCGGAACTCAGCCATATAGGTCTCCCAGCCGCCGGAGGTGGAGTCGCCCCTGAGGCCAGGAGGACAGATGATGACTGTCTTGTTTTTGGCGCCCAGGGCGTTGATGATGCGGCTGGCTATGACTGTCTTGCCCAGACCTACCACGTCTGCCAGTATGACGCCGCCCCGTTCTTTGATGATGCTGATCGCCTGGTTGACCGCGTCTCTCTGATATGCGTAGTCGGTATAACCCTCTGGGAGCAAATCGGTCCTGTCTTCGTTGCCGTCATAGGTATTGGCTTCCACGTACGCTCTGAGAACGGCTGTTAAGGCGGTAAAGGGATCCTGGCTCACCGCGGGGCTGTTGGTCTCCAGCACCTTGATGACTCTCTCCCTCACTCCTTCATCCTCTGTGATAGGTATCGACCGATCCCACAGCCTGTCAAAGTATTCTTTTGACAGGCTGTACCCCTGATCATCATTGATACCTACGTTGAATTCCTGATTGCCCTTCAGGCCCGACATAGTCAGGTTGCTGGAACCGGTGATGATAAAAGAGTGAGCGCTGTTATTTAATTTAAAGAGATACAGCTTTCCATGATTGGGCTCCCGGGTCTTGCGTATCTTGATCCTGCCGTCGGCAAGGAGGCCGAGGTAAAACCGCAGGTCTTCGCCGAACTCCCGGCTGTCATTCTCATCGGATCGCAGGAAGCTATGCAGCGAGCTGATATAATTCTCTATATTATCGGCCTTCGAGACTTTGCCGTCAGGCTCTGCCTCCACCACCCGGCGGGACTGTTCCCTGATCTGCTCCT encodes:
- a CDS encoding NgoFVII family restriction endonuclease; this translates as MANIYINDPEKNEYLVDRIREVIRDSVEMRFLVGYFYFSGIQELMESLRAKAGAGEPIDLRILVGMDTEEQIREQSRRVVEAEPDGKVSKADNIENYISSLHSFLRSDENDSREFGEDLRFYLGLLADGRIKIRKTREPNHGKLYLFKLNNSAHSFIITGSSNLTMSGLKGNQEFNVGINDDQGYSLSKEYFDRLWDRSIPITEDEGVRERVIKVLETNSPAVSQDPFTALTAVLRAYVEANTYDGNEDRTDLLPEGYTDYAYQRDAVNQAISIIKERGGVILADVVGLGKTVIASRIINALGAKNKTVIICPPGLRGDSTSGGWETYMAEFRTGAHVFSRGKLDAALEHCNTYDPELIIIDEAHSFRNMKTGTYDMIKQICAERKVILLTATPLNNSPLDLLALLGLFMNTKDPQVNLKGLDSALTEAARLQKYAGFIKSQLRSSDAAVRRQGRAAFRAWAEKLFIPVTPDVSDDDMVKHLTRVVNAMFKRVRGLIAPVVIRRNRKDLDLDNEYKKDLPPMPKVVPPIEKAYGLTPEQNAFYDKVLKFFDNEGDNDANGNSDDVFSGAIYMPFRFGSVKGERSDEDAQFESVYQTQLRNHMKRLVVKRLESSFGAFVQTLENFVEYYRLARDFVEATGTFVMGKELVRALDGMDPESDEFSSTLTEYWNTGRGRGKDQDSNTYEFSESCKEEFLNAIKGDIRCFTEFIGRAKELRLEEDDPKFDTVCREMAKILKIRKHGEPVRKIILFTEYMDTVKHLKKRFDSEDLALLGVDPKRILCIDGDITDSLRATIRANFENLKESERKNDYDVIIATDRLSEGFNLPMAGAVINYDIPWNPVRVIQRVGRINRIGSKIFDELYIYNFFPGPKAEEAGLDIESIAKGKLAMIHGILGEDAQILSEEEEPTASNLFKKVNSLPEEEESFITKVRNRLDDIRTERPEVYEAAGLLSNNIKTSKKAKETENIFFARRGRNIYVVENQPGTNKLNETSLEDAYDRIACDYGEPRLDLPWDFWDNYKDLKQQIVNGKLKGSEGGLQGNENKARNILKTIQSDPAFESEKDLIDAMINDLQNYGTNLTASFCKDIAARENKPQELLQLIRDRFPNEAQKRRYIANTRRQRRTGGIELMITFANRKVE